From one Phocaeicola salanitronis DSM 18170 genomic stretch:
- a CDS encoding lipocalin-like domain-containing protein: MKTIYILLIASLALLASSCEKKPIDGDIEGMWKMKQFTTLADGIVHDECPRIFFSIQLNVVELAEKQCTHGYGTFIGHIYYNEDHSALTMQDFKFRESTGDNGENVPAERLLPYGINTLETTFKVLKADGRHLVLQSDYATLEFTSF, from the coding sequence ATGAAAACCATTTATATCCTATTAATTGCCAGCCTTGCCTTGCTGGCATCTTCTTGCGAAAAAAAGCCTATCGATGGAGACATTGAAGGTATGTGGAAGATGAAGCAATTTACCACTCTTGCGGACGGCATTGTCCATGACGAGTGTCCGCGTATTTTTTTCAGCATCCAGCTCAACGTTGTGGAACTGGCAGAAAAACAATGCACACATGGGTACGGAACCTTTATCGGCCACATATATTATAATGAAGACCATAGTGCCTTAACCATGCAAGACTTTAAGTTCCGGGAGTCAACGGGAGATAACGGAGAAAACGTACCGGCAGAAAGGCTTTTGCCATACGGCATCAATACGCTTGAAACCACTTTCAAAGTCTTGAAAGCAGACGGCAGGCATCTGGTATTACAATCCGATTACGCGACATTGGAGTTTACAAGTTTCTAA
- a CDS encoding transketolase family protein, translating into MKNSKELMNRAADNIRILAASMVEKAKSGHPGGAMGGADFVNVLFSEFLTYDPENPRWEGRDRFFLDPGHMSPMLYSVLALTGKFTMDELQQFRQWGSPTPGHPEVDVMRGIENTSGPLGQGHTFAVGAAIAAKFLKARLGDVMNQTIYAYISDGGVQEEISQGSGRIAGHLGLDNLIMFYDSNDIQLSTECKDVTDENVAKKYEAWGWKVITINGNDADEIRAALTEAKAVTGQPTLIIGKTIMGKGARKADNSSYEHNCATHGAPLGGDAYVNTIKNLGGDPENPFQIFPEVAELYAKRREELKTIVSERYAAKAEWAKANPELAAKMEDWFSGKAPQVNWEAIQQKAGSATRAASATVLGALAEQVENMVCASADLSNSDKTDGFLKKTHAFTKNDFSGAFFQAGVSELTMACCCIGMALHGGVIPACGTFFVFSDYMKPAVRMAALMETPVKFIWTHDAFRVGEDGPTHEPVEQEAQIRLMEKLKNHKGHNSMLVLRPADCEETTQAWKLAMENTATPTALIFSRQNIANLPEGNDYTQTAKGAYIVAGSDENPDVILVASGSEVSTLVAGTELLRKDGIKVRIVSAPSEGLFRNQSKAYQESVLPAGVKKFGLTAGLPVNLLGLVGTDGKIWGLESFGFSAPYKVLDEKLGFTAENVYNQVKAML; encoded by the coding sequence ATGAAAAACAGTAAAGAACTTATGAACCGTGCGGCTGATAACATCCGCATTTTAGCTGCATCAATGGTAGAAAAAGCAAAATCCGGACACCCCGGAGGTGCCATGGGCGGTGCAGACTTTGTAAATGTACTGTTCTCTGAGTTTTTAACTTACGACCCTGAAAATCCCCGCTGGGAAGGAAGAGACCGTTTCTTTCTCGACCCCGGACATATGTCTCCGATGTTGTATTCTGTATTGGCATTGACCGGAAAATTTACCATGGACGAACTGCAGCAGTTCCGCCAATGGGGAAGCCCTACTCCGGGACACCCTGAAGTAGATGTAATGAGAGGCATTGAAAATACTTCCGGACCGCTGGGGCAAGGACATACTTTTGCCGTAGGTGCCGCTATCGCTGCCAAATTCTTGAAAGCCCGTTTGGGTGACGTAATGAATCAGACAATTTACGCTTACATCTCAGACGGAGGTGTACAGGAAGAAATCTCTCAAGGTTCCGGACGTATCGCCGGACATTTGGGACTGGACAACCTGATTATGTTCTACGACTCGAACGACATCCAATTGTCTACCGAATGCAAAGACGTGACCGATGAAAATGTTGCCAAGAAATACGAAGCGTGGGGCTGGAAAGTCATCACCATCAACGGCAATGATGCCGATGAAATCCGTGCAGCTTTGACTGAAGCAAAAGCCGTAACTGGACAACCGACTTTGATTATCGGAAAGACCATCATGGGTAAAGGCGCCCGTAAGGCAGACAACAGCAGCTACGAACACAATTGCGCCACACACGGCGCTCCGCTTGGAGGTGATGCTTACGTCAATACCATCAAGAACTTGGGCGGTGACCCTGAAAATCCATTCCAGATATTCCCTGAAGTAGCAGAACTCTATGCCAAACGCCGCGAAGAACTGAAAACCATCGTGAGCGAACGCTATGCAGCAAAAGCCGAATGGGCAAAGGCTAATCCGGAGCTGGCTGCCAAAATGGAAGACTGGTTCTCGGGCAAAGCTCCGCAAGTTAATTGGGAAGCGATTCAACAAAAGGCAGGTTCGGCTACCCGTGCCGCATCGGCAACTGTGCTCGGCGCTTTGGCAGAACAGGTAGAAAACATGGTATGCGCATCTGCCGACCTTTCTAACTCTGACAAGACCGACGGTTTCCTGAAGAAAACCCATGCGTTTACCAAGAATGACTTCAGCGGTGCATTCTTCCAAGCCGGCGTATCCGAACTGACCATGGCATGCTGTTGCATCGGTATGGCGTTACACGGAGGCGTTATCCCTGCATGCGGTACGTTCTTCGTATTCTCCGATTATATGAAACCTGCCGTACGTATGGCTGCACTGATGGAAACTCCGGTAAAATTTATTTGGACACACGACGCCTTTCGTGTAGGCGAAGACGGTCCGACTCACGAACCGGTAGAACAAGAAGCACAAATCCGCCTGATGGAAAAACTGAAAAACCACAAAGGACACAACTCCATGCTGGTTCTCCGTCCGGCAGACTGCGAAGAGACGACTCAGGCATGGAAGCTGGCAATGGAAAATACGGCTACACCTACTGCGCTGATTTTCTCACGCCAGAATATTGCGAACTTACCCGAAGGCAACGACTATACACAAACCGCTAAGGGAGCTTACATCGTAGCCGGTTCTGACGAAAATCCGGATGTAATTCTGGTGGCTTCAGGCTCCGAAGTATCTACACTGGTAGCCGGAACAGAACTTCTCCGCAAAGACGGCATCAAGGTACGCATCGTTTCCGCTCCTTCAGAAGGCTTGTTCCGTAACCAAAGCAAAGCATATCAGGAAAGCGTCCTTCCTGCCGGAGTAAAGAAATTCGGCCTGACCGCCGGACTTCCTGTCAACTTGCTCGGACTGGTAGGCACAGACGGAAAGATTTGGGGACTGGAATCATTCGGCTTCTCTGCTCCATACAAAGTATTGGACGAAAAGCTGGGATTCACCGCCGAAAATGTGTACAACCAAGTAAAAGCCATGCTCTGA
- the rpiB gene encoding ribose 5-phosphate isomerase B: MKVIGLASDHAGFELKQYVKQWLEAKGWEYKDFGTYTAESCDYADFAHPLALAVEAGECYPGIAICGSGEGIGMTLNKHQGIRAALCWIPEIAHLARQHNDANVLVMPGRFIDTNMADKIMTEFFNTAFEGGRHQRRIEKMPVR; encoded by the coding sequence ATGAAAGTGATTGGATTGGCTTCCGACCATGCCGGATTTGAATTGAAACAATACGTAAAGCAATGGCTCGAAGCAAAAGGCTGGGAATACAAAGATTTCGGAACCTATACTGCCGAGAGTTGCGACTATGCAGACTTCGCACACCCGTTGGCGCTTGCTGTGGAAGCAGGCGAATGTTATCCGGGCATAGCCATTTGCGGAAGTGGAGAAGGCATCGGCATGACCTTGAACAAGCATCAAGGCATACGTGCTGCCCTATGCTGGATTCCTGAAATCGCACATTTGGCCCGCCAGCACAACGACGCGAACGTATTGGTTATGCCGGGACGTTTTATCGATACAAACATGGCGGATAAAATCATGACCGAATTCTTCAATACCGCTTTTGAAGGAGGACGTCATCAAAGACGTATTGAAAAGATGCCGGTACGCTAA
- a CDS encoding DUF4468 domain-containing protein, with protein MKKLLLILLICLPLTGIAKDKNDNSNPKYLAGAVTLTDGKVTFTKEIKAPGLSRSAIFDQLLKWAQERFKPDGKLNSFVAYTNEEAGEIAVQAEEYLVFSSSALSLDRTRIYYQFFIYAEEGVCNIEMTRIRYWYDEARDGGEKYTAEEWITDDMALNKKQTKLAPICGKFRRETIDLKDQLFQQVADALGQKLLTAEVPAPQAQQPVPAVVPQQPVQTVPASTGELKEVSIEQLPSNMNELAAQGRITLTAENGETIDIKAENWSGFGKMFTKNVAYILFDQSRIAATALMEQSNTYTVSFYLNQSAQPAIVISCKKAMAQKMTAEELKSLNQTVDASKQYTMYIGEITKAEMR; from the coding sequence ATGAAAAAACTATTGCTCATCCTTTTGATATGTTTGCCTCTTACCGGCATAGCTAAGGATAAAAACGACAATTCAAATCCCAAGTATCTGGCTGGAGCCGTGACATTGACCGACGGGAAGGTCACTTTTACCAAAGAAATCAAAGCGCCCGGTTTATCCCGCTCGGCTATCTTCGACCAATTATTGAAATGGGCTCAAGAACGGTTTAAACCCGATGGCAAACTGAACAGCTTTGTGGCTTACACCAACGAAGAAGCCGGAGAAATCGCCGTACAAGCGGAAGAATACCTCGTATTTTCTTCTTCAGCCTTATCGCTCGACCGTACCCGCATCTACTACCAATTCTTTATTTATGCGGAAGAAGGCGTATGCAACATAGAAATGACCCGTATCCGTTACTGGTATGACGAGGCGCGCGACGGAGGCGAAAAATATACAGCCGAAGAATGGATTACCGATGACATGGCCCTGAACAAGAAACAGACCAAGCTGGCTCCTATCTGCGGCAAGTTCCGCCGTGAAACCATTGACCTGAAAGACCAGCTGTTCCAACAAGTAGCTGATGCACTGGGACAGAAATTGTTGACTGCCGAAGTACCTGCACCCCAAGCACAACAACCGGTTCCAGCCGTTGTTCCGCAACAACCTGTACAGACCGTACCTGCTTCTACAGGCGAACTGAAAGAAGTGAGCATCGAACAGCTTCCGTCTAATATGAATGAACTGGCAGCCCAAGGACGCATTACCCTGACAGCCGAAAACGGCGAGACAATCGACATCAAAGCGGAAAACTGGAGTGGATTCGGAAAGATGTTCACCAAAAACGTAGCTTACATCCTCTTCGACCAAAGCCGCATTGCTGCCACCGCATTAATGGAGCAAAGCAATACGTATACGGTTTCCTTCTATCTCAACCAAAGTGCCCAGCCGGCAATCGTCATTTCCTGCAAAAAAGCAATGGCGCAAAAGATGACTGCCGAAGAGCTGAAATCATTGAACCAGACGGTGGATGCTTCGAAACAATACACCATGTATATCGGAGAAATCACAAAAGCGGAAATGAGATAA
- a CDS encoding glycoside hydrolase family 28 protein, with protein sequence MRIMKRDSILAQITGATIPEKEWLITSFGAKGDGKKDCKPAFDKAMKRAAKSGGAHIVVPAGEYKLNGPIHFVSNVCLELQEGAVLKFAPEPEYYLPLVKTSWEGTFLQNYSPFIYGYQLENISIIGKGTIDGNAGSTFATWKSQQKKGQQLSRDMNHNETPVEERNFGEGYYLRPQLIQFFACKNITLEGVFITNSPFWCIHLLKSENIICRGLRYDAKLVNNDGIDPEFTRNLLIENIEFNNGDDNVAIKCGRDNDGWTTARPSENIIIRNCKFKGLHGVVLGSEMSAGVQNVFIENCTYGGYCKRGIYIKTNPDRGGFIRNIYVNNCRFGEVEDLFYATSMYAGEGMDNTHFTEVHDIYVKDVTCQKASAAALVLQGTTVKPIYNVRFENVNVDQAGIGLSFSNTEDIILKNCNLGGYVGVPSTASAKDNIFNK encoded by the coding sequence ATGCGGATCATGAAACGCGACTCGATTCTAGCACAAATCACCGGAGCGACAATTCCCGAAAAGGAATGGCTCATTACTTCTTTCGGCGCCAAAGGTGACGGGAAGAAAGACTGTAAACCGGCTTTTGATAAAGCCATGAAGCGTGCAGCCAAATCCGGCGGCGCGCACATTGTGGTGCCAGCCGGCGAATACAAGCTAAATGGTCCCATCCATTTCGTAAGCAATGTATGCCTGGAACTGCAGGAAGGAGCCGTTCTGAAATTCGCTCCGGAACCCGAATATTACCTGCCCTTGGTCAAAACCAGTTGGGAAGGCACATTCTTGCAGAATTACAGCCCTTTCATTTATGGCTACCAACTGGAAAACATTTCCATTATCGGCAAAGGAACCATAGACGGCAATGCCGGAAGCACATTTGCCACTTGGAAGAGCCAGCAAAAGAAAGGACAACAGCTAAGCCGGGACATGAACCACAACGAAACGCCGGTAGAAGAGCGGAACTTTGGCGAGGGATATTATCTCCGCCCGCAACTCATCCAGTTCTTCGCTTGTAAAAACATTACACTGGAAGGCGTATTCATTACCAACTCCCCTTTCTGGTGCATCCACCTGTTGAAGTCGGAAAACATCATTTGCCGCGGCTTGCGCTACGATGCGAAATTGGTAAACAACGATGGCATCGACCCCGAATTTACCCGCAACTTATTGATTGAAAACATCGAATTCAACAACGGTGACGACAATGTAGCGATTAAATGCGGACGCGACAACGACGGATGGACTACTGCCCGCCCATCGGAAAACATCATCATCCGCAATTGCAAGTTCAAAGGGCTGCATGGAGTGGTTTTAGGCAGCGAAATGTCGGCAGGCGTGCAAAATGTATTTATAGAAAACTGCACCTATGGCGGTTACTGCAAACGGGGCATCTACATTAAGACCAATCCCGACAGAGGCGGATTTATCCGGAACATCTATGTCAACAATTGCCGGTTCGGCGAAGTAGAAGACTTGTTTTATGCCACCTCCATGTATGCAGGAGAAGGCATGGACAACACCCATTTTACCGAAGTGCACGACATTTATGTAAAGGACGTTACATGCCAGAAAGCCTCAGCCGCTGCGCTCGTATTGCAAGGCACCACCGTCAAGCCCATCTACAACGTCCGCTTTGAAAACGTCAATGTAGACCAAGCAGGCATCGGGCTTAGTTTTTCGAATACCGAAGACATCATTCTGAAAAACTGCAACCTGGGCGGCTATGTCGGAGTCCCTTCCACAGCCAGTGCCAAAGACAATATCTTCAATAAGTAA
- a CDS encoding ABC-F family ATP-binding cassette domain-containing protein, which yields MITVSNVAVQFGKRVLYNDVNMKFTNGNIYGIIGANGAGKSTFLKVISGELEPTKGSVTLGPGERLSVLSQDHFKFDAYTVLDTVLMGHSVLWDIMKQREALYAKADFTDEDGLKAAELEEKFAELEGWNAESDAAILLSGLGVKEDKHSMLMGDLSGKEKVRVMLAQALFGNPDNLLLDEPTNDLDMDTVTWLENYLADFEHTVLVVSHDRHFLDSVCTHTVDIDFGKVNLFAGNYSFWYESSQLALRQQQNQKAKAEEKRKELEEFIRRFSANVAKSKQTTSRKKMLEKLNVDEIKPSSRKYPGIIFTMEREPGNQILEVSGLRAETEDGVLLFNDVNFTVEKGDKIVFLSRDPRAMTALFEIINGNRKPQAGHYNWGVTITTAYLPLDNTDYFNSDLNLVEWLSQYGEGNEVYMKSFLGRMLFSGEEVLKKVNVLSGGEKMRCMIARMQLRNANCLILDTPTNHLDLESIQAFNNNLKIYKGNVLFASHDHEFIETVANRIIELTPNGIIDKMMEYDEYITSDHIREMRARMYGD from the coding sequence ATGATAACAGTTTCAAACGTTGCCGTTCAATTTGGTAAAAGGGTGTTGTATAACGATGTGAACATGAAGTTCACCAATGGGAATATTTATGGTATTATCGGTGCAAACGGTGCCGGAAAATCTACTTTCCTGAAAGTGATTTCGGGAGAGTTGGAGCCTACGAAGGGAAGCGTGACCTTGGGACCGGGCGAGCGTCTTTCGGTATTAAGCCAAGACCACTTTAAGTTTGATGCCTATACGGTGCTTGATACGGTCTTGATGGGACATTCGGTTTTGTGGGATATCATGAAGCAGCGGGAAGCATTATATGCAAAAGCCGACTTTACAGACGAAGACGGGCTGAAGGCGGCAGAACTGGAAGAAAAGTTCGCCGAGCTGGAAGGCTGGAATGCCGAGAGCGATGCGGCAATCCTGCTAAGTGGGTTGGGGGTCAAGGAAGACAAACACTCGATGCTGATGGGCGACCTGAGCGGAAAGGAGAAAGTGCGTGTGATGTTGGCGCAGGCTTTGTTTGGGAATCCGGACAATTTGTTGCTCGACGAGCCTACCAATGACTTGGATATGGATACCGTAACATGGCTGGAGAACTACCTTGCCGATTTCGAGCATACGGTATTGGTGGTAAGTCACGACCGGCATTTCCTTGATTCGGTCTGCACCCATACGGTCGATATCGACTTCGGCAAAGTGAATTTGTTTGCCGGAAACTATAGTTTCTGGTACGAATCCAGCCAGTTGGCTTTGCGCCAGCAACAGAATCAGAAGGCGAAAGCGGAAGAAAAACGGAAAGAACTGGAAGAGTTTATCCGCCGCTTTTCGGCAAATGTGGCGAAATCCAAGCAGACTACCAGCCGCAAGAAGATGTTGGAGAAACTGAATGTAGACGAAATCAAGCCATCATCGCGTAAATATCCGGGTATTATCTTTACCATGGAGCGTGAGCCGGGCAACCAGATATTGGAGGTGTCGGGTTTGCGTGCTGAAACCGAGGACGGGGTCTTGCTCTTCAATGATGTCAACTTTACTGTAGAAAAAGGAGACAAGATTGTATTCTTGAGCCGTGACCCGCGTGCCATGACGGCTTTGTTCGAGATTATCAACGGAAACCGGAAGCCTCAGGCTGGGCATTACAATTGGGGCGTAACAATTACTACTGCATACCTTCCTTTGGATAATACCGATTATTTCAACAGTGATTTGAATTTGGTTGAATGGCTGAGCCAGTACGGGGAAGGGAATGAAGTCTATATGAAAAGCTTTTTGGGGCGCATGCTTTTCTCAGGCGAAGAAGTGTTGAAGAAAGTCAATGTCCTTTCGGGAGGAGAGAAGATGCGTTGTATGATAGCCCGGATGCAGCTTCGCAATGCGAACTGCCTGATTCTGGATACGCCTACCAACCATTTGGATTTGGAATCCATTCAGGCGTTTAACAACAATTTGAAGATTTATAAAGGAAATGTGCTCTTTGCTTCACACGACCATGAATTTATCGAAACCGTGGCAAACCGTATTATCGAGCTGACACCCAACGGTATCATCGATAAGATGATGGAATACGATGAATACATTACATCTGACCATATCAGGGAAATGCGTGCCCGGATGTATGGGGATTAA
- a CDS encoding nucleotide exchange factor GrpE yields the protein MSTNNHNEEEELKQNQAAAEQAETQAEETQNKEEANEELTSEQKLEKELEAANKTIEEQKDKYLRLSAEFDNYRKRTMKEKAELIKNGGEKAISAILPILDDMERALQNAQKSEDIQAVCEGIELISQKFQKVLAQEGLEKMEPVGEAFDTDFHEAVALVPAPSEEQKGKVLDCVQTGYKLNDKVIRHAKVVVAQ from the coding sequence ATGAGCACAAACAATCACAACGAAGAAGAAGAGTTGAAACAAAACCAGGCTGCTGCAGAACAAGCAGAAACACAAGCTGAAGAAACTCAAAATAAAGAAGAGGCTAACGAAGAACTGACCAGCGAACAAAAACTGGAAAAAGAACTGGAAGCCGCCAACAAGACTATCGAAGAGCAAAAAGACAAATACCTGCGCCTGTCCGCTGAGTTTGACAACTACCGCAAACGTACCATGAAGGAAAAGGCGGAACTCATCAAGAACGGGGGAGAAAAGGCTATCAGCGCCATCCTTCCCATATTGGACGACATGGAACGGGCTTTGCAAAACGCACAAAAGTCGGAAGACATTCAGGCAGTATGCGAAGGTATCGAACTGATATCCCAAAAGTTCCAAAAGGTGCTGGCGCAAGAAGGGCTTGAGAAAATGGAACCGGTAGGCGAAGCGTTCGACACAGATTTCCACGAGGCAGTGGCTTTGGTTCCTGCCCCAAGCGAAGAGCAGAAAGGAAAAGTATTGGATTGCGTACAGACCGGATATAAATTGAACGATAAAGTAATCCGCCACGCAAAAGTTGTAGTTGCACAATAA
- the dnaJ gene encoding molecular chaperone DnaJ → MAKRDYYEVLGVEKSASADEIKKAYRKKAIQYHPDRNPGDKEAEEKFKEAAEAYEVLSNPDKRARYDQFGFAGVDGAAGGGGFGGFSGGMSMDDIFSMFGDIFGGRGGFGGFGGGGQTRQRRYRGSDLRVKVKLNLKEISTGVEKKFKLKKYVQCTHCHGTGAEGNSGAETCPTCHGTGSVTRTQQSIFGMMQTQTVCPQCGGEGKIIKNKCKECEGEGIVYGEEVVTVKIPAGVAEGMQVTINGKGNAGKHNGVSGDLLVLIEEEKHPELIRDESDLIYNLLLSVPTAALGGTVEIPTIDGKAKIKIEPGTQPGKVLRLRGKGLPKLNSYGYNTGTGDLLVNVSVYIPETLNKEERQALEKWQESESFKPNMTLKEKIFKKFRSLFE, encoded by the coding sequence ATGGCGAAAAGAGATTATTACGAAGTATTGGGCGTTGAAAAGTCGGCATCAGCAGACGAAATAAAAAAAGCATATCGTAAAAAAGCGATTCAGTATCACCCCGACCGCAATCCGGGTGACAAGGAAGCCGAAGAAAAATTCAAAGAAGCCGCCGAAGCATACGAAGTGTTAAGCAATCCGGACAAACGTGCCCGGTATGACCAGTTCGGCTTTGCCGGTGTAGACGGAGCCGCAGGTGGAGGAGGATTTGGAGGCTTCAGCGGAGGAATGTCAATGGACGACATCTTCTCGATGTTCGGAGATATCTTCGGAGGCAGAGGAGGTTTCGGAGGATTCGGCGGAGGAGGACAGACACGCCAACGCCGCTACAGAGGCTCTGACTTGCGGGTGAAGGTTAAACTGAATCTCAAGGAGATTTCTACAGGAGTGGAAAAGAAATTCAAGCTGAAGAAATACGTCCAATGCACCCATTGCCATGGTACAGGAGCCGAAGGGAACAGCGGTGCGGAGACCTGCCCTACCTGCCACGGGACAGGAAGCGTCACCCGCACCCAGCAAAGCATTTTCGGCATGATGCAGACCCAAACGGTTTGCCCTCAATGCGGAGGCGAAGGAAAAATCATTAAGAACAAATGTAAGGAATGTGAAGGTGAAGGCATCGTGTACGGCGAAGAAGTCGTAACCGTCAAAATACCTGCAGGGGTAGCGGAAGGCATGCAAGTCACCATCAACGGAAAAGGAAATGCAGGCAAGCACAATGGCGTATCGGGCGACCTGCTGGTACTGATTGAAGAAGAAAAGCATCCGGAACTGATACGAGATGAAAGCGACCTGATTTACAATCTGCTACTGAGCGTTCCTACAGCAGCTTTGGGCGGCACGGTAGAGATACCGACCATTGACGGGAAAGCAAAAATCAAAATAGAGCCTGGCACCCAGCCGGGAAAGGTATTGCGCTTGCGCGGAAAAGGACTTCCTAAACTCAACAGTTACGGATATAATACCGGTACAGGCGACTTGCTGGTAAATGTAAGCGTCTATATTCCGGAAACCCTGAACAAAGAAGAACGCCAGGCGTTGGAGAAATGGCAAGAATCGGAAAGCTTCAAGCCTAACATGACCTTGAAAGAAAAAATCTTCAAGAAATTCAGAAGCTTATTCGAATAA
- a CDS encoding bifunctional folylpolyglutamate synthase/dihydrofolate synthase, with protein MNYQETLTYLYTSAPLFQQVGKDAYKEGLENTYTLDEHFNHPHRKFHTIHVAGTNGKGSCSHTLAAILQSAGYRVGLYTSPHLVDFRERIRINGIPVSEEFVIDFVEQHRAFFEPLHPSFFELTTAMTFLYFARQQVDVAVIEVGLGGRLDCTNIIQPDLCVITNISFDHVQFLGNTLDKIASEKAGIIKPHTPVVIGETTPETKPVFLQKAVSVSAPIVFAEEEHLLLEATPNPNGGYVYQTVEYSDLKGELGGLCQEKNTNTLLSAIRQLKQTGYRFTETDVRKGFAQVCELTGLKGRWQKLADHPTVVCDTGHNVGGIQYIVEQLSRQHYHRLHIVMGMVNDKDINGVLSLLPTDAAYYFTQASVKRALPAEEMKKQASAHGLHGDAYPTVKKALQAALAQADKDDFIFIGGSSFIVADLLATCYTS; from the coding sequence ATGAATTATCAAGAAACCCTTACTTACTTATATACAAGTGCCCCCTTATTCCAGCAAGTGGGCAAAGACGCGTACAAAGAAGGACTGGAAAACACCTATACCCTCGACGAACATTTCAATCACCCACACCGGAAATTCCATACAATCCATGTAGCCGGAACAAACGGGAAAGGCTCTTGCTCGCATACACTGGCGGCTATCCTTCAATCGGCAGGCTATCGGGTGGGACTTTACACTTCTCCTCATCTCGTAGACTTCCGTGAACGGATTCGCATAAACGGCATTCCGGTGTCAGAAGAATTTGTCATTGACTTCGTGGAACAACACCGGGCATTCTTCGAACCTCTGCACCCGTCTTTCTTTGAATTGACCACGGCCATGACCTTCCTCTATTTTGCCCGGCAACAGGTAGACGTAGCGGTCATTGAAGTGGGATTGGGAGGACGATTGGATTGTACCAACATCATCCAGCCCGATTTGTGCGTCATCACCAACATCAGCTTCGACCATGTACAATTCTTAGGAAACACCTTAGATAAAATCGCTTCGGAAAAAGCAGGCATCATCAAGCCCCACACTCCGGTAGTGATTGGTGAAACCACGCCCGAAACCAAGCCCGTATTTCTCCAGAAAGCCGTTTCGGTGAGTGCCCCGATTGTTTTTGCCGAAGAAGAACATCTCTTGCTCGAAGCCACACCCAATCCCAACGGAGGCTATGTTTACCAAACCGTCGAGTATTCAGACTTGAAAGGAGAATTGGGAGGGTTGTGTCAAGAAAAAAACACCAATACTCTTCTATCCGCTATCCGCCAACTGAAGCAAACCGGATACCGTTTCACCGAAACTGATGTACGGAAGGGATTCGCCCAGGTATGCGAACTGACCGGATTGAAAGGACGCTGGCAAAAACTGGCTGACCATCCCACCGTAGTATGCGACACGGGACACAATGTAGGGGGCATCCAATACATCGTTGAGCAATTATCCCGCCAGCATTACCACCGGTTGCATATCGTAATGGGCATGGTCAATGATAAAGACATCAACGGTGTGCTTTCTCTTTTACCCACCGATGCAGCCTATTATTTTACCCAAGCCAGTGTCAAACGTGCCCTGCCCGCCGAAGAGATGAAAAAACAAGCCTCGGCACACGGACTTCATGGAGATGCTTATCCTACGGTAAAGAAAGCACTACAAGCCGCATTGGCTCAAGCAGATAAAGATGACTTCATTTTCATTGGCGGAAGCAGCTTTATTGTCGCCGATTTATTGGCAACATGTTATACTTCGTGA